A stretch of Flavobacterium sp. N1994 DNA encodes these proteins:
- a CDS encoding arabinogalactan endo-beta-1,4-galactanase — MKKLALLAVIAMVLSCSSDSKSGTQDTFIRAADMSYLPLIESEGTIYKHNNVAEDAVTTLKNAGCNTIRIRLWQNPSDGHSSLNEVKALALRVKQVGMKVWLTVHYSDTWADPGNQTKPVAWQNLNYTDLKTAVSNYTIQIMTEIYPDIIQIGNETNDGLLWPEGKLSTNESQYLELVSTAVTAVRSKSTTTKIMLHYAGISGSDWFFSKVANVDYDYIGISYYPIYHGKSLTDLQNKMNTLGQLYNKKVVIAETAYPFTFGYNDYTNNILGLSSQIIPAYAASNDGQKQYLLAIKNLVKQSTNGIGFCYWGAEWVAFRGPTSTNGSPWENQALWDFTNNSLPAMDAFNAN; from the coding sequence ATGAAAAAATTAGCTTTATTGGCAGTAATAGCAATGGTTTTATCTTGCTCCTCAGATAGTAAGTCTGGTACTCAGGATACTTTTATTCGGGCGGCAGACATGTCCTATTTGCCTTTAATCGAAAGTGAAGGAACTATATACAAACACAACAATGTCGCCGAAGATGCCGTTACTACATTAAAAAATGCAGGTTGTAATACTATCAGAATTCGTCTTTGGCAAAATCCATCTGATGGACATTCCAGTTTAAATGAAGTAAAAGCTTTAGCACTCAGAGTAAAACAGGTAGGTATGAAAGTTTGGCTGACGGTACATTATTCAGATACATGGGCGGACCCAGGAAATCAAACCAAACCAGTAGCTTGGCAAAATCTAAATTATACCGATTTAAAAACTGCTGTTTCAAATTACACCATACAAATTATGACTGAAATCTATCCTGATATCATTCAAATTGGCAATGAAACAAATGATGGTCTACTTTGGCCCGAAGGTAAATTATCAACCAACGAATCACAATATTTAGAATTAGTTTCGACAGCAGTTACTGCCGTGAGAAGCAAATCAACAACAACCAAAATAATGCTACATTATGCGGGAATATCCGGTTCTGATTGGTTTTTTAGCAAGGTAGCTAATGTAGATTACGATTATATTGGTATTTCTTATTATCCAATTTATCATGGAAAAAGCTTAACCGATTTACAAAATAAGATGAATACTCTTGGGCAGTTGTACAATAAAAAAGTAGTAATAGCCGAAACAGCGTATCCGTTTACTTTTGGATACAACGATTACACCAATAATATCTTAGGCCTTTCAAGTCAAATAATCCCTGCTTATGCTGCTTCAAATGATGGACAAAAACAATATCTATTAGCCATCAAAAATTTGGTAAAACAAAGTACAAATGGAATTGGTTTTTGTTATTGGGGTGCCGAATGGGTCGCTTTCCGTGGACCAACATCAACTAATGGCTCTCCATGGGAAAATCAAGCACTTTGGGACTTTACAAATAATTCACTTCCAGCGATGGATGCTTTTAATGCTAACTAA